A part of Misgurnus anguillicaudatus chromosome 6, ASM2758022v2, whole genome shotgun sequence genomic DNA contains:
- the idh3a gene encoding isocitrate dehydrogenase [NAD] subunit alpha, mitochondrial isoform X3: protein MAGNAWRSTVSHLMGAIRSQTPKPKTFSRGIQTVTLIPGDGIGPEISTAVMKIFDAAKAPIQWEERNVTAIKGPGGKWMIPPEAKESMDKNKMGLKGPLKTPIAAGHPSMNLLLRKTFDLYANVRPCMSIEGYKTPYTDVDLVTIRENTEGEYSGIEHVIVDGVVQSIKLITEDASKRIAEYAFEYARNNQRNHVTAVHKANIMRMSDGLFLRKCREVAENFKDVKFTEMYLDTVCLNMVQDPSQFDVLVMPNLYGDILSDLCAGLIGGLGVTPSGNIGANGVAIFESVHGTAPDIAGKDLANPTALLLSAVMMLRHMGLHSYAKKIETACFDTIRDKKVLTKDLGGNSKCSEFTADICKRVQDME from the exons ATGGCTGGAAACGCGTGGAGGTCAACG GTGTCCCATTTAATGGGAGCTATAAGGAGTCAGACCCCAAAGCCCAAAACCTTCTCCAGAGGG attcaaacagtaacgttaaTTCCTGGAGATGGAATCGGTCCAGAGATCTCCACTGCAGTAATGAAGATATTTGATGCAGCTAAG GCCCCGATTCAATGGGAGGAGAGAAATGTTACCGCCATCAAGGGTCCTGGGGGCAAGTGGATGATTCCCCCTGAAGCCAAAGAGTCAATGGACAAAAATAAAATGGGATTGAAAG GACCCCTGAAAACACCAATTGCTGCTGGGCACCCTTCCATGAACCTGCTGCTGAGAAAAACCTTTGACCTGTACGCCAACGTGCGTCCTTGCATGTCCATTGAAGGCTATAAGACGCCCTACACCGATGTTGATCTGGTCACCATCAGGGAAAACACAGAGGGAGAGTATAGCGGGATTGAACATGTG ATTGTGGATGGAGTCGTGCAGAGTATTAAGCTGATCACAGAGGACGCCAGTAAACGCATCGCCGAGTATGCCTTCGAATACGCCAGGAATAACCAAAGAAACCATGTTACGGCTGTTCACAAAGCTAACATCAT gAGAATGTCTGATGGTCTATTCCTGCGAAAGTGCAGAGAGGTTGCTGAGAATTTCAAGGATGTAAAATTCACTGAGATGTACTTGGAcacagtctgtctcaat ATGGTGCAAGATCCCTCCCAGTTTGATGTGCTGGTTATGCCTAACCTTTACGGTGACATCTTGAG TGATTTATGTGCTGGATTGATTGGTGGTCTTGGAGTCACTCCCAGTGGCAACATTGGTGCCAATGGAGTTGCCATATTTGAATCG GTACATGGAACCGCCCCTGATATCGCAGGGAAAGATTTGGCCAACCCCACTGCCCTGTTGCTCAGTGCCGTTATGATGCTGCGGCACATGGGACTCCACAGTTATGCTAAAAAGATCGAGACCGCCTGCTTTGACACTATAAGAGACAAGAAG GTTCTAACCAAAGATCTTGGTGGAAACTCGAAGTGCTCGGAGTTCACTGCTGACATTTGCAAAAGGGTGCAGGACATGGAGTGA
- the idh3a gene encoding isocitrate dehydrogenase [NAD] subunit alpha, mitochondrial isoform X1, producing MAGNAWRSTLIKLLERWGFGMSDARSPEVSHLMGAIRSQTPKPKTFSRGIQTVTLIPGDGIGPEISTAVMKIFDAAKAPIQWEERNVTAIKGPGGKWMIPPEAKESMDKNKMGLKGPLKTPIAAGHPSMNLLLRKTFDLYANVRPCMSIEGYKTPYTDVDLVTIRENTEGEYSGIEHVIVDGVVQSIKLITEDASKRIAEYAFEYARNNQRNHVTAVHKANIMRMSDGLFLRKCREVAENFKDVKFTEMYLDTVCLNMVQDPSQFDVLVMPNLYGDILSDLCAGLIGGLGVTPSGNIGANGVAIFESVHGTAPDIAGKDLANPTALLLSAVMMLRHMGLHSYAKKIETACFDTIRDKKVLTKDLGGNSKCSEFTADICKRVQDME from the exons ATGGCTGGAAACGCGTGGAGGTCAACG CTGATAAAACTACTTGAGAGATGGGGTTTTGGGATGAGTGACGCGAGGTCTCCGGAA GTGTCCCATTTAATGGGAGCTATAAGGAGTCAGACCCCAAAGCCCAAAACCTTCTCCAGAGGG attcaaacagtaacgttaaTTCCTGGAGATGGAATCGGTCCAGAGATCTCCACTGCAGTAATGAAGATATTTGATGCAGCTAAG GCCCCGATTCAATGGGAGGAGAGAAATGTTACCGCCATCAAGGGTCCTGGGGGCAAGTGGATGATTCCCCCTGAAGCCAAAGAGTCAATGGACAAAAATAAAATGGGATTGAAAG GACCCCTGAAAACACCAATTGCTGCTGGGCACCCTTCCATGAACCTGCTGCTGAGAAAAACCTTTGACCTGTACGCCAACGTGCGTCCTTGCATGTCCATTGAAGGCTATAAGACGCCCTACACCGATGTTGATCTGGTCACCATCAGGGAAAACACAGAGGGAGAGTATAGCGGGATTGAACATGTG ATTGTGGATGGAGTCGTGCAGAGTATTAAGCTGATCACAGAGGACGCCAGTAAACGCATCGCCGAGTATGCCTTCGAATACGCCAGGAATAACCAAAGAAACCATGTTACGGCTGTTCACAAAGCTAACATCAT gAGAATGTCTGATGGTCTATTCCTGCGAAAGTGCAGAGAGGTTGCTGAGAATTTCAAGGATGTAAAATTCACTGAGATGTACTTGGAcacagtctgtctcaat ATGGTGCAAGATCCCTCCCAGTTTGATGTGCTGGTTATGCCTAACCTTTACGGTGACATCTTGAG TGATTTATGTGCTGGATTGATTGGTGGTCTTGGAGTCACTCCCAGTGGCAACATTGGTGCCAATGGAGTTGCCATATTTGAATCG GTACATGGAACCGCCCCTGATATCGCAGGGAAAGATTTGGCCAACCCCACTGCCCTGTTGCTCAGTGCCGTTATGATGCTGCGGCACATGGGACTCCACAGTTATGCTAAAAAGATCGAGACCGCCTGCTTTGACACTATAAGAGACAAGAAG GTTCTAACCAAAGATCTTGGTGGAAACTCGAAGTGCTCGGAGTTCACTGCTGACATTTGCAAAAGGGTGCAGGACATGGAGTGA
- the idh3a gene encoding isocitrate dehydrogenase [NAD] subunit alpha, mitochondrial isoform X2 has product MAHLTWTFFKVSHLMGAIRSQTPKPKTFSRGIQTVTLIPGDGIGPEISTAVMKIFDAAKAPIQWEERNVTAIKGPGGKWMIPPEAKESMDKNKMGLKGPLKTPIAAGHPSMNLLLRKTFDLYANVRPCMSIEGYKTPYTDVDLVTIRENTEGEYSGIEHVIVDGVVQSIKLITEDASKRIAEYAFEYARNNQRNHVTAVHKANIMRMSDGLFLRKCREVAENFKDVKFTEMYLDTVCLNMVQDPSQFDVLVMPNLYGDILSDLCAGLIGGLGVTPSGNIGANGVAIFESVHGTAPDIAGKDLANPTALLLSAVMMLRHMGLHSYAKKIETACFDTIRDKKVLTKDLGGNSKCSEFTADICKRVQDME; this is encoded by the exons ATGGCACATCTGACGTGGACATTTTTCAAA GTGTCCCATTTAATGGGAGCTATAAGGAGTCAGACCCCAAAGCCCAAAACCTTCTCCAGAGGG attcaaacagtaacgttaaTTCCTGGAGATGGAATCGGTCCAGAGATCTCCACTGCAGTAATGAAGATATTTGATGCAGCTAAG GCCCCGATTCAATGGGAGGAGAGAAATGTTACCGCCATCAAGGGTCCTGGGGGCAAGTGGATGATTCCCCCTGAAGCCAAAGAGTCAATGGACAAAAATAAAATGGGATTGAAAG GACCCCTGAAAACACCAATTGCTGCTGGGCACCCTTCCATGAACCTGCTGCTGAGAAAAACCTTTGACCTGTACGCCAACGTGCGTCCTTGCATGTCCATTGAAGGCTATAAGACGCCCTACACCGATGTTGATCTGGTCACCATCAGGGAAAACACAGAGGGAGAGTATAGCGGGATTGAACATGTG ATTGTGGATGGAGTCGTGCAGAGTATTAAGCTGATCACAGAGGACGCCAGTAAACGCATCGCCGAGTATGCCTTCGAATACGCCAGGAATAACCAAAGAAACCATGTTACGGCTGTTCACAAAGCTAACATCAT gAGAATGTCTGATGGTCTATTCCTGCGAAAGTGCAGAGAGGTTGCTGAGAATTTCAAGGATGTAAAATTCACTGAGATGTACTTGGAcacagtctgtctcaat ATGGTGCAAGATCCCTCCCAGTTTGATGTGCTGGTTATGCCTAACCTTTACGGTGACATCTTGAG TGATTTATGTGCTGGATTGATTGGTGGTCTTGGAGTCACTCCCAGTGGCAACATTGGTGCCAATGGAGTTGCCATATTTGAATCG GTACATGGAACCGCCCCTGATATCGCAGGGAAAGATTTGGCCAACCCCACTGCCCTGTTGCTCAGTGCCGTTATGATGCTGCGGCACATGGGACTCCACAGTTATGCTAAAAAGATCGAGACCGCCTGCTTTGACACTATAAGAGACAAGAAG GTTCTAACCAAAGATCTTGGTGGAAACTCGAAGTGCTCGGAGTTCACTGCTGACATTTGCAAAAGGGTGCAGGACATGGAGTGA